The region GATCTAGATCAATTTGAAAACTTTATGGAAGTAAAGGCTGTACCTGTTTCAGCTCTAAAGAAAACAGGAATAACAGATTTGATGGACAAAGCTCTAGAAATAGCTAAGAAGAAGAAAGATATAGAGTTTTCACTACCATTTGATGAGGGAACAACCGCTCTAGTAAAAGAGATTGTAAAAGAGATAAAAGAAGATAAGAGCTACTCAGAAGCTTTAAAAGTATATTCAGCAGAGTATATAGCTATAAAGCTAATAGAGAGAGATAGTCACTTAATCGAAAAGTTAAAAACAAAATTCAATATAGATGTAACTGGAAAATTTGAAGAGAGAATACTAAAATTAGAAGATAAGTATGACAATGACAGTGAGACTATATTAGCTGAGCAAAGATATGGAGCAGTTAATGGAGTTTTAGCAAAAACATTTACAACATCAATAAAATCAAGACTAGATTTTACTGATAAAGTGGATAAGATACTATTAAATAGAGTTTTAGGATTACCTTTATTCCTATTGATTATGGCTGGAGTTATGGCGTTTGTATTCAACGGAAGTGCTCCTTTCATAGATTGGATAGATGGATTCTTTGGTGACTTTGTAGGTAAATATGTAGGTAAGTTAGTAGAGGGAACACCAGATTGGTTAAGTTCATTAATCACAGATGGTATAGTAGGAGGAGTAGGAGGAGTTCTTACATTCGTTCCTGTTATGATGTTCTTATACTTCTTCTTAGCGATCTTAGAAGAGAGTGGATATATGTCAAGGGTTGCTTTCTTAATGGATAAGATTATGAGAAGATTGGGATTAAACGGAAAATCATTTGTTCCAATGGTAGTAGGATTTGGATGTACAGTACCAGCAATCTATGCTACAAGAACAATGGAAGATGAAAGTTCAAGAAAGATGACAGCAGCAATGTCACCATTCATGTCTTGTGGAGCTAGATTACCAGTTTATGGATTATTTACAGCAGCTTTCTTTGGAGCTAAAGGAGGATTAGTTGTAGTATCTATATATCTATTAGGAATTATAGTGGCTATATTAGTTGGACTTGTATTAAAGAATGTAAAAGGATTCAAGTCAGAGAATAAAGCATTATTAATAGAGTTACCACCATATAGAATTCCTAGTTTAAAAGTTATATTAAACTCAACTTGGTTAAGAGTATTTGATTATATTAAGAGAGCAGGAACTGTAATCTTAGGAATTATGATGATCTTATGGGCATTAACATACTTCCCAAATAATGGAGATTCAAATACATCATATATAGCTAAATTTGGACATGCATTTGCTCCAATAATGAAACCTACAGGATTTGGAGACAGATGGGAAACTGTAGCAGCTATCCCACCTAGTATTGCAGCAAAAGAGGTAGTAGTAGGATTCCTAGCTCAAGCCCTACCATTAGAGGAGAGCGAAGAGGCAGAAGAGGTAACTGAAGAGACTACTTTCACTCAAGATTTAACAGAGCAAATAAAAGGACTTGGTGGAGCTGTAAAAGATTCAGTAATGGGAATGCTAAGTCTAGATGTTGAAGGATTATTTGCTACTCCAGAAGCTGATGAGATAGAGGAAGAGGGAAGAGGAATAGTTAAAGCAACAGCTAACCTATGGCCAAATGATGAACTTGCTCCATTAAGAGCTTACTCATTTATGGCGTTCATTCTATTAGTAGTACCTTGTGTTGCTACATTAGGAGCAATAAAACATGAATTCGGTTGGGGATATTTAGGAAAAGTAGTTGGAATAATGTTAGTAGTACCATATGTTGTTTCAACATTGATATTCCAAATTGGAAAATTATTCTTTTAATATTTAAAGATCTCTAATGAAAGGAGAGATTTTATGAAAACAGCAATTTTAATAGCTATAATAGCCGTGATTGGATTCTTTGCAATTAGAAGTTTATTGAGAACTTTTAAAGGTGAAGGGTGTAGTTGTGGAGATGGTGGAAAGTGTAGTTCTGGTAGTTGTGGTTGTGGTGGACATGATCATAAAGACAAGGAACACAAATGTAACTGTGGAAACCATCACGAATAAAATATAAGATAAAGGTGTCAATGGCTTTTGCTTGAGACACCTTTTTACATTTTCATTAAAAAAAGATAACAAGAACTCATAAAATTTGTTATAATTAAATAAGTGAGAAAATTAGTGGAGGAGTTCAAGTGAGGTATATAAAATTATTTTCCTTATTGGCTAATATAATTGGCTTTGGAGTGGCAATATATTATAAGATTTATCTTTTAGTTATCTTTTTATTTTTACTGTTTTTTTATTTTTTATATATTTTTGCTAAAAAGAAGGAGTATACTAGAACCAATAACTTTAATCAAAGAGCAATGTTGTCAGCAAATATCATTCTTTTTTTGGTTTTATTAGTAGTGGTAAGATTGGTATACATTCAGATATTTAACAAAACAATGTATGATGAGAAGGTAAAGAGTCAGATTAAGAGAAATGATATTCTCTATGGAAATAGGGGAGATATATATGATAATTCTGGAAAAAGTTTGGCATTTAACCAAAATATATATATGTTTGGAGTAAATCCAAGTGCTTTATATGATAGAGAGAGTACTATAATTGGGATAGAAAAAATACTGGATAAACCTTTTTTAAAGAAGAAAAAGAGTAAGATATTGAAAGAACTTGATGAAGCTTACAAAGCTGGAAAGAGATACAAGGTAGTTGCTAAAAACTTGAGTGAGAGAGAAAAAGAGGAGATTAGAGATGTAGCAAGGGAGTATAAACTTACAGCAAATGAGATACAGTTTGATAGAAGTATAAGAAGGACATATTATAAAAGTGATGTGTATAAGAATTTAATAGGATTCATAGGATATACACAAAAATCTAGTTTTGAAAAAATAGGGGTATTTGGATTAGAGAAACAGTATGAGAGGTATTTGAGAGAGATAAGTATAAAAAGGCAAAATATTTATACAAAAAATAGAAGGATAAAACTTCCCTTCTCTCAAGATAATATAAGGACAAATCTTGATGGTAAAAATCTGCATACAACGATAGATAATGATATTCAATATATTTTAAATGAGGAGTTAGGGAAAAAGTTTATATCTTCTAAAGCTGAAGAAGCCTATGGAGTGATATTGGATCCTAATACTGGAAAGGTATTGGCAACATCTTATCACACAATATACAAGGATAAAGCTCTGAGAAATCCTATATTTCAAAACCAGATGGAGCCAGGATCAATATTTAAACCTTTAATAGTTGCATCAGCATTAGATGCTGGATTAATTAAAAGAAATACAAAATTTGATATTGGTGATGGAACTATAAAGAAGTATAGACATACAATTAGAGAAGCCAGTCGTGGAACTAAGGGAGTACTCACTACAGAGGAGGTCTTAAAAAAATCTAGTAACGTCGGTATGGTAATGATAGGTGATAGATTTACTAATGAGGAGTTTGAGAACTATTTAAAAAAATTTGGACTTTATGAGAAGACAGGTATAGATTTTCCAAATGAGATAAAACCATATACTACTCCATACAAGAGATGGGATGGATTGAAGAAGAGTACAATGTCTTTTGGACAGGGAATAGTAGTGACACCTATTCAGATGGCTGTAGCATTTTCATCATTGATAAATGGAGGAATACTATATAAACCATACTTAGTTAATAAGATAACTGATGAAAATGGAGTAGTTGTAAGGAGAAATCTTCCTACTGTAAGGGGTAGAACAATATCTGAAGAGCTGTCTAAAGAGATGAAAGAGATGTTGGAAAAGGTAGTTTCAGAGGGAACAGCTAAAAGAGGAGAGGTAATAGGTTATAGAGTTGGTGGAAAAACAGGAACTGCCCAATTGAGTACGAGAGGTGGATATTTAAAAGAGAATTACCTATCATCTTTTATAGGATTTTTCCCAGTAGATAAGCCTAGATATACAATCTTAGTAATGTTTTTAAAACCTAAAGGAGAAACTATATATGAGAAATTTGGAGGAGCAACAGCAGCCCCTGTATTTGGTGATATAGTGAGAAGAATAAGCAAGAGTAAAAATATTCTCTCAGACAATATTTCAAGTATATCTAAGGTTGAGAGTTTTGAGAAGATACAGCAAGAAGCATTAAATGATGTTGTAATGCCAGACTTGACTGGAATAAATCCAAAAGATGTAATCTATATTTTTAAAGATACAGATATAGAGGTAAAAGTATCAGGAGTTGGATTGGTAAAAGATCAATTTCCAAAACCGGGAGCATCTTTAGAAAAGGTGAAGGAGATTAAAATAATTTTAGAATAGGAGCAGATATGAGATATTATAAGATATATGTGGACAATACAAGAGAACTCTATACTTATGCAGATACAGATGATAGATATTCTATAGGGGATAGAGTAGTTGTATCTTTTAGAAAAAAAGAGAGAACAGGTCTTATAATAGCAAGAGATAGTGATGAGGAGAAGGATTTTGAAGTTTTACCCATAATAAGATTATTGGAAAACTCTATAAAATTAGATGAGAAGTATATAAAGCTTTTAATCTGGATAAAAAATTACTATATGAGTACTTATGATCAAGTTATTACAGCTGCAATTCCAAGTGGTTTGAGCATAAAATATGAGAGATACTATTTTCCTAGAGATATATTTGAGTTTGTAAATGATGAGATAGTAGATGAAGAGATGAGAGAGTATTTTGTAAAAAAAGTAACTGTTGGAAAACCAACTCTGACTAAAAAGTTTGGATTGGATAAGATCAATGAGTATTTAAAAGATGAATTACTTGAAAGGCATGGAAAAAACAGTATAAGATTAAATTATAAAAATTCAAATATAGAGAGTGTTTTGGATAGAGATATATTCGAGTATTTTAAGCAGAGAGAGTTGGTTAGAGATGAGATACTTGAGAAAAATTTTTCTAAAAAATATCTAGAAAAACTTGTTAAATCAGGGGATCTGAGATTGGAAAAACTGATGAAACAGGAAGAGGAAAAAGAGGAGTATCAAGTTGAAAGTGAGATAGAGAATAGAGATAAAATACTAAATGATGAACAGGAGAGAGCTAAAAACAGTGTTTTATCAGGTGAAGATATGTATTATCTATTAAAAGGTATCACTGGATCTGGAAAGACTGAGGTGTATATCAGTATAATAAAATCTGGATTTAAAGCTGGAAAGGGTAGTATATTCTTAGTTCCAGAGATATCTTTAACTCCTCAGATGATAGATAGATTCAAAGGGGAGTTCAGAGAGAATATAGCTATCTTACATAGTAAATTGACGCAGAGTGAGAGGGCTAAAGAGTGGTATAATATCTATACAGGACAGAAAAAAATAGTTCTGGGAGTAAGATCAGCAATATTTGCTCCAGTGCAAAATTTAGGTTATATATTTTTAGATGAGGAGCATGAGACAACTTATAAGCAGGATAATAACCCTAGATATAATGCCAAACAGGTAGCCTTGAAAAGAGCAGAATTAGAGGGGGCAAAATTGATATTGGGATCGGCTACCCCTTCAGTAGAGAGTTATTACTATGCACAGATGGGGATATTTAAACTCTTAGAATTAAAAAAACGTTATAATGAAGCTGTTCTTCCAGATATAGAGATTGTGGATATGAAAAAAGAGGAGAGTCTCTACTTTAGCAAAAAATTGTTAGATGAGATAAGAAAGACTCTTTTAAAAGGGGAGCAGGTATTATTGTTACTCAATAGAAAGGGATATTCAACATATGTCCAATGTAAAGATTGTGGGCATGTAGAGGAGTGTGACCATTGCTCTATAAAGTATAGCTATTACTCAAGTCAAGGTGTATTGAAGTGTAACTACTGTGGGAAGGTAAAGAGATATACAGGACATTGTAGCAAATGTGGAAGTAAAAATTTAGTTCATAGTGGAAAGGGAGTAGAGAGAGTAGAGGAAGAGATAAAGAAATACTTTGATGTGGGAGTAATAAGGGTAGATTCTGAGATGTCAAAGGATAGAGATTTTTTTGAGAAGATGTATTATGATTTTTTAAATAAAAAGTATGATATAATGGTAGGAACGCAACTTATATCAAAAGGATTACACTTTCCAAATGTAACATTGGTAGGAGTTGTAAATGCAGATACAATTCTTAACTTTCCAGATTTTAGAGCTGGAGAAAAGACATTTCAACTGGTAGTTCAGGTGGCTGGAAGAGCTGGGAGAGGAGAGAAAAAAGGAAAGGTAATAGTACAGACTTATCAGGAGGAACACCCAGTATTTGAAAAGGTAAAAAACAGTGATTATGAGGGATTCTATGAGAGTGAGATAGGAAATAGAGAGCTGTTGGAGTATCCACCTTTTTCAAAAACTATAAATATAGGAATATCCTCTAAGTATGAGAGG is a window of Fusobacterium sp. SYSU M8D902 DNA encoding:
- the feoB gene encoding ferrous iron transport protein B, whose translation is DLDQFENFMEVKAVPVSALKKTGITDLMDKALEIAKKKKDIEFSLPFDEGTTALVKEIVKEIKEDKSYSEALKVYSAEYIAIKLIERDSHLIEKLKTKFNIDVTGKFEERILKLEDKYDNDSETILAEQRYGAVNGVLAKTFTTSIKSRLDFTDKVDKILLNRVLGLPLFLLIMAGVMAFVFNGSAPFIDWIDGFFGDFVGKYVGKLVEGTPDWLSSLITDGIVGGVGGVLTFVPVMMFLYFFLAILEESGYMSRVAFLMDKIMRRLGLNGKSFVPMVVGFGCTVPAIYATRTMEDESSRKMTAAMSPFMSCGARLPVYGLFTAAFFGAKGGLVVVSIYLLGIIVAILVGLVLKNVKGFKSENKALLIELPPYRIPSLKVILNSTWLRVFDYIKRAGTVILGIMMILWALTYFPNNGDSNTSYIAKFGHAFAPIMKPTGFGDRWETVAAIPPSIAAKEVVVGFLAQALPLEESEEAEEVTEETTFTQDLTEQIKGLGGAVKDSVMGMLSLDVEGLFATPEADEIEEEGRGIVKATANLWPNDELAPLRAYSFMAFILLVVPCVATLGAIKHEFGWGYLGKVVGIMLVVPYVVSTLIFQIGKLFF
- a CDS encoding FeoB-associated Cys-rich membrane protein; the protein is MKTAILIAIIAVIGFFAIRSLLRTFKGEGCSCGDGGKCSSGSCGCGGHDHKDKEHKCNCGNHHE
- a CDS encoding penicillin-binding protein, coding for MRYIKLFSLLANIIGFGVAIYYKIYLLVIFLFLLFFYFLYIFAKKKEYTRTNNFNQRAMLSANIILFLVLLVVVRLVYIQIFNKTMYDEKVKSQIKRNDILYGNRGDIYDNSGKSLAFNQNIYMFGVNPSALYDRESTIIGIEKILDKPFLKKKKSKILKELDEAYKAGKRYKVVAKNLSEREKEEIRDVAREYKLTANEIQFDRSIRRTYYKSDVYKNLIGFIGYTQKSSFEKIGVFGLEKQYERYLREISIKRQNIYTKNRRIKLPFSQDNIRTNLDGKNLHTTIDNDIQYILNEELGKKFISSKAEEAYGVILDPNTGKVLATSYHTIYKDKALRNPIFQNQMEPGSIFKPLIVASALDAGLIKRNTKFDIGDGTIKKYRHTIREASRGTKGVLTTEEVLKKSSNVGMVMIGDRFTNEEFENYLKKFGLYEKTGIDFPNEIKPYTTPYKRWDGLKKSTMSFGQGIVVTPIQMAVAFSSLINGGILYKPYLVNKITDENGVVVRRNLPTVRGRTISEELSKEMKEMLEKVVSEGTAKRGEVIGYRVGGKTGTAQLSTRGGYLKENYLSSFIGFFPVDKPRYTILVMFLKPKGETIYEKFGGATAAPVFGDIVRRISKSKNILSDNISSISKVESFEKIQQEALNDVVMPDLTGINPKDVIYIFKDTDIEVKVSGVGLVKDQFPKPGASLEKVKEIKIILE
- the priA gene encoding primosomal protein N' — protein: MRYYKIYVDNTRELYTYADTDDRYSIGDRVVVSFRKKERTGLIIARDSDEEKDFEVLPIIRLLENSIKLDEKYIKLLIWIKNYYMSTYDQVITAAIPSGLSIKYERYYFPRDIFEFVNDEIVDEEMREYFVKKVTVGKPTLTKKFGLDKINEYLKDELLERHGKNSIRLNYKNSNIESVLDRDIFEYFKQRELVRDEILEKNFSKKYLEKLVKSGDLRLEKLMKQEEEKEEYQVESEIENRDKILNDEQERAKNSVLSGEDMYYLLKGITGSGKTEVYISIIKSGFKAGKGSIFLVPEISLTPQMIDRFKGEFRENIAILHSKLTQSERAKEWYNIYTGQKKIVLGVRSAIFAPVQNLGYIFLDEEHETTYKQDNNPRYNAKQVALKRAELEGAKLILGSATPSVESYYYAQMGIFKLLELKKRYNEAVLPDIEIVDMKKEESLYFSKKLLDEIRKTLLKGEQVLLLLNRKGYSTYVQCKDCGHVEECDHCSIKYSYYSSQGVLKCNYCGKVKRYTGHCSKCGSKNLVHSGKGVERVEEEIKKYFDVGVIRVDSEMSKDRDFFEKMYYDFLNKKYDIMVGTQLISKGLHFPNVTLVGVVNADTILNFPDFRAGEKTFQLVVQVAGRAGRGEKKGKVIVQTYQEEHPVFEKVKNSDYEGFYESEIGNRELLEYPPFSKTINIGISSKYERYVEEFVKDLYEDIKSDEVELYGPMRSMVYKVKDRYRHNIFVKGNLKEINKFKKKLKLKLTKYEKNDKIRIVVDIDPINLI